The following proteins are co-located in the Rhodococcus opacus B4 genome:
- a CDS encoding FadR/GntR family transcriptional regulator encodes MMFEPIARKSASTEVFDQITARVLGGDLAAGEALPSERRLAEAFGVSRPAVREAIQKLAQAGLVEVRQGDATSVRDFRQHGGPELLSQLLIRGGVPDWAVVRSVLEARRMIGVQVARLAADRATEKSGTALREAADHLASETDPVAQQVGALAFWERVVDTADSIAFRLIFNSLRNAYEPTMTAMAAVMVAEVGRADLYHQLAEAISAHDEDLAAQTAATLLDLGTAAVTAVIDTLQHHDSEKDT; translated from the coding sequence ATGATGTTCGAACCGATCGCGCGGAAGTCCGCCTCCACCGAAGTCTTCGACCAGATCACCGCGCGCGTGCTCGGCGGCGACCTCGCCGCCGGCGAGGCCCTGCCCAGCGAGCGGCGCCTGGCCGAGGCATTCGGGGTGTCCCGCCCCGCGGTCCGGGAAGCGATCCAGAAACTCGCCCAGGCCGGACTCGTCGAGGTCCGGCAAGGCGACGCCACCTCGGTCCGCGATTTCCGGCAGCACGGCGGTCCCGAACTGCTGTCGCAGCTGCTGATCCGTGGCGGCGTACCCGACTGGGCGGTGGTCCGCAGCGTCCTCGAGGCGCGGCGGATGATCGGCGTGCAAGTTGCCCGGCTCGCCGCGGACCGGGCGACCGAGAAGTCGGGCACCGCTCTGCGCGAGGCCGCGGATCACCTTGCCTCCGAGACCGATCCGGTGGCGCAGCAGGTCGGCGCGCTCGCCTTCTGGGAGCGGGTCGTCGACACGGCCGATTCCATCGCGTTCCGGCTCATCTTCAACAGCCTCCGCAACGCCTACGAACCGACCATGACGGCGATGGCCGCCGTCATGGTCGCGGAGGTCGGCCGCGCCGACCTGTACCACCAGCTTGCGGAGGCCATCTCCGCACACGACGAAGACCTCGCGGCTCAGACCGCGGCCACCCTGCTCGACCTCGGGACGGCGGCCGTGACCGCCGTGATCGACACACTGCAACACCACGATTCGGAGAAGGACACATGA
- a CDS encoding DUF2567 domain-containing protein, protein MTTLPRFRLRSAAGIFCAAVVASALAGVLWGLLAPPEHLLVVAPDRGVSLTGESVHRFDAIGMFACAGLVVGILTAVAAWTARRSRGPVALGAVLGGSVVGACVMALGGIGVAALRFPDADTSTAGAVVAIAPGIGTPLVLIFQPLVACVVTLVLAALNPYDDLGVGDASVELDEPQERDTTVTS, encoded by the coding sequence GTGACCACGCTCCCGCGCTTCAGGCTTCGATCTGCCGCCGGAATCTTCTGCGCGGCGGTGGTGGCGAGTGCACTCGCCGGGGTGCTGTGGGGACTCCTGGCACCACCCGAACATCTGCTGGTGGTCGCCCCCGACCGCGGGGTGTCGCTGACGGGGGAAAGCGTGCACCGGTTCGACGCGATCGGGATGTTCGCGTGTGCCGGCCTGGTGGTCGGCATCCTCACCGCGGTCGCCGCGTGGACGGCGCGGCGAAGTCGCGGCCCGGTGGCGCTCGGCGCCGTACTCGGTGGCAGCGTGGTCGGGGCCTGTGTGATGGCCCTCGGCGGCATCGGTGTGGCGGCCCTGCGTTTCCCCGACGCCGACACCTCGACGGCCGGTGCCGTCGTGGCGATCGCTCCGGGGATCGGGACCCCGCTGGTGCTGATCTTCCAGCCGCTCGTCGCGTGCGTCGTGACGTTGGTGCTCGCCGCGCTCAACCCGTACGACGATCTCGGTGTCGGTGACGCCTCGGTCGAACTCGACGAGCCGCAAGAGCGCGACACGACGGTTACCTCGTGA
- a CDS encoding TetR/AcrR family transcriptional regulator C-terminal domain-containing protein: MQLRRGDVLDGAMAILDEFGLADLTMRRLATALGVQPGALYWHFPNKQTLLGALADKILEDVDAPVTAPGWDAEFTELAHRLRTALLAHRDGAELVSATYASRMTNSRVRESFAAAGLRSGLSREHAELSSYSLLYYVLGHTVDEQSRAQMESAGALTRAALSPDAPQSQIAAYDEDLLDGDPAVRFDFGLSLFVDGIRARLKDSAHRP, translated from the coding sequence GTGCAATTGCGACGCGGCGACGTACTCGACGGCGCAATGGCCATCCTCGACGAGTTCGGCCTCGCCGACCTCACGATGCGCAGACTCGCAACAGCCCTCGGCGTGCAGCCCGGCGCCCTGTACTGGCATTTTCCGAACAAGCAGACCCTGCTCGGGGCCCTCGCCGACAAGATCCTCGAAGACGTCGACGCCCCGGTCACGGCGCCCGGCTGGGACGCCGAGTTCACCGAACTCGCACACCGGCTCCGCACCGCGCTGCTCGCCCACCGCGATGGCGCCGAACTGGTTTCCGCCACCTACGCGTCCCGCATGACCAACTCCCGGGTCCGGGAAAGCTTCGCGGCGGCGGGTCTGCGTTCCGGACTGTCGCGCGAACACGCGGAACTGTCGTCCTACTCGCTGCTGTACTACGTCCTCGGACATACGGTCGACGAGCAGTCGCGGGCGCAGATGGAATCCGCAGGCGCCCTCACCCGCGCCGCGCTCTCCCCCGACGCCCCGCAATCGCAGATCGCGGCGTACGACGAGGACCTGCTCGACGGCGATCCGGCGGTCCGGTTCGACTTCGGGTTGTCGCTGTTCGTGGACGGCATCCGGGCGCGACTGAAAGACTCCGCCCACCGCCCCTGA
- a CDS encoding lipase family protein has translation MTSSLGRRAGTVLAAALALSLLGAPAPAPAQTAAGDPGAVVAATPVAPDARPPGVADATYVTYWTTGPMNEPALSTGAVLLPPGDAPPGGWPVVSWAHGTVGIADACAPTVTGKLVGPYVRAWLDQGYAVAATDYVGLGTPGVHPYLDGPTEAHSVIDMVRAARAITPSLSDRWVALGQSQGGHAALVAASMATTYAPELDFRGTVATGAPSNLENLAPLVGPGFPRIPLTGSTVFVAYALAGLRASRPDLGVDSYLTPLGVDVLNRVESLCYEEAAPQLAGISIGQLMSRPLDDPAVLAALRTTLGVPVRGYDRPLFIGQGLFDDVVPIALTWKLTADLTANGQSFVFRTYPTGHLTTMPASLPDTSAFVRSLFG, from the coding sequence ATGACGTCTTCGCTCGGCCGCCGCGCCGGAACGGTCCTCGCGGCGGCACTCGCACTGTCGCTCCTCGGCGCGCCCGCCCCGGCGCCCGCGCAGACCGCGGCGGGAGACCCGGGCGCCGTCGTCGCCGCGACGCCGGTGGCGCCGGACGCGCGCCCGCCGGGCGTCGCCGACGCCACGTACGTCACGTACTGGACGACGGGGCCGATGAACGAACCCGCGCTCAGCACCGGCGCGGTCCTGCTGCCGCCCGGTGACGCGCCGCCCGGCGGGTGGCCCGTGGTGTCCTGGGCGCACGGGACCGTCGGCATCGCGGACGCGTGCGCGCCGACGGTGACGGGGAAGCTCGTCGGACCGTACGTCCGGGCCTGGCTCGACCAGGGATACGCCGTCGCCGCAACGGATTACGTCGGCCTCGGCACCCCCGGCGTGCACCCGTACCTGGACGGTCCGACCGAGGCGCACAGTGTGATCGACATGGTCCGGGCGGCGCGGGCGATCACACCGTCCCTGTCGGACCGGTGGGTCGCGCTCGGCCAATCGCAGGGCGGCCACGCCGCTCTCGTCGCCGCCTCGATGGCCACGACGTACGCGCCCGAGCTCGACTTCCGCGGCACCGTCGCCACCGGCGCCCCGTCCAATCTGGAGAACCTCGCGCCCCTCGTCGGCCCCGGCTTCCCCCGGATTCCCCTGACCGGGAGCACGGTGTTCGTGGCGTACGCGCTCGCAGGACTGCGCGCGTCGCGGCCCGACCTCGGCGTCGACAGCTACCTCACACCGCTCGGTGTGGACGTCCTGAATCGTGTCGAGTCGCTCTGCTACGAGGAGGCGGCCCCGCAACTCGCCGGGATTTCCATCGGACAGTTGATGTCGCGCCCCCTCGACGACCCGGCTGTCCTGGCGGCGCTGCGCACCACGCTCGGCGTTCCCGTCCGGGGCTACGACCGGCCGCTGTTCATCGGGCAGGGACTGTTCGACGACGTCGTCCCCATCGCCCTCACGTGGAAGCTCACCGCCGACCTCACTGCGAACGGTCAGAGTTTCGTGTTCCGGACGTATCCGACCGGCCACCTCACGACCATGCCCGCATCCCTGCCCGACACCAGCGCGTTCGTCCGGAGCCTGTTCGGCTAG
- a CDS encoding SDR family NAD(P)-dependent oxidoreductase: protein MPFDASGTTVLVTGASAGLGAEFARRLADRGADLVLVARRGEKLEQLAAELRAAHHVTVTVLPFDLATPGAGARLRAELAARDIRIDSLINNAGFGTHGDFASADLERLTAEIQLNVTTLVDLSHTFLPDLIRGRGALVNVASTAAFQPTPGMAVYGATKAFVLNFTEALWAEARGTGLTVLAVCPGPTRTEFFDVVGSEDAAVGRMQTADQVVATALRALDRRSTPPSVVSGLLNWVSSVSTRFATRRIGALASGRLLGDVRMRATVTR from the coding sequence ATGCCTTTCGACGCATCCGGAACCACCGTCCTCGTCACCGGCGCAAGCGCGGGCCTCGGTGCCGAATTCGCCCGCCGACTGGCCGACCGCGGCGCCGATCTCGTCCTCGTCGCGCGACGCGGCGAGAAGCTCGAACAACTCGCCGCCGAACTTCGCGCCGCGCACCACGTGACGGTCACCGTGCTCCCGTTCGACCTCGCGACCCCCGGCGCGGGCGCGCGGTTGCGCGCCGAACTCGCCGCGCGCGACATCCGCATCGACTCGCTGATCAACAACGCGGGATTCGGGACGCACGGAGACTTCGCGTCCGCCGACCTGGAACGGCTGACCGCCGAGATCCAGCTCAACGTCACCACCCTCGTCGACCTGTCGCACACGTTCCTGCCCGACCTGATCCGGGGACGCGGCGCACTCGTGAACGTGGCGAGCACCGCCGCGTTCCAGCCGACTCCGGGCATGGCCGTCTACGGTGCGACGAAGGCGTTCGTCCTCAACTTCACGGAGGCGTTGTGGGCGGAGGCGCGCGGCACCGGCCTCACCGTCCTCGCCGTCTGCCCGGGCCCAACCCGCACCGAGTTCTTCGACGTCGTCGGCTCCGAGGACGCCGCCGTCGGCCGCATGCAGACCGCGGACCAGGTGGTCGCGACAGCGCTGCGGGCCCTGGACCGCCGCAGCACACCGCCGAGCGTCGTCTCCGGGCTCCTGAACTGGGTGTCCTCGGTCAGCACCCGGTTCGCGACGCGCCGGATCGGCGCTCTCGCCAGCGGGCGACTGCTCGGCGACGTGCGGATGCGGGCCACGGTCACGAGGTAA
- the bioB gene encoding biotin synthase BioB: protein MTSAPVQTDILALAREQVLERGDALNEAQVLEVLQLPDDRLEELLALAHDVRMKWCGPEVEVEGIISLKTGGCPEDCHFCSQSGLFQSPVRAAWLDIPSLVEAAKQTAKSGASEFCIVAAVRGPDERLLAQVAAGIEAIRNEVDIQIACSLGMLTQEQVDQLAAMGVHRYNHNLETSKSHFPNVVTTHTWDERWNTLRMVREAGMEVCCGGILGMGESLAQRAEFAANLAELEPDEVPLNFLNPRPGTPFGDLEVLPASEALKSVAAFRLALPRTILRFAGGREITLGDLGAKQGILGGINAVIVGNYLTTLGRPAEQDLDLLVDLQMPIKALNDTL from the coding sequence GTGACCTCGGCCCCGGTACAGACAGACATCCTCGCCCTCGCGCGTGAGCAGGTTCTCGAGCGCGGTGACGCGCTGAACGAGGCTCAGGTGCTCGAAGTCCTCCAACTTCCCGACGACCGCCTCGAGGAACTGCTCGCCCTCGCCCACGACGTGCGGATGAAGTGGTGCGGCCCCGAGGTCGAGGTCGAGGGCATCATCAGCCTCAAGACCGGCGGCTGCCCCGAGGACTGCCACTTCTGCTCGCAGTCCGGGCTGTTCCAGTCGCCGGTGCGCGCGGCATGGCTCGACATCCCCTCGCTCGTCGAGGCCGCCAAGCAGACCGCCAAGTCCGGTGCCAGCGAATTCTGCATCGTCGCCGCCGTCCGCGGACCCGACGAGCGGCTGCTCGCCCAGGTCGCCGCCGGCATCGAGGCGATCCGCAACGAGGTCGACATCCAGATCGCGTGCTCGCTGGGCATGCTCACCCAGGAGCAGGTCGACCAGCTCGCCGCGATGGGGGTGCACCGCTACAACCACAACCTGGAGACGTCGAAGTCGCACTTCCCGAACGTCGTCACCACCCACACGTGGGACGAACGCTGGAACACCCTCCGCATGGTCCGCGAGGCCGGCATGGAGGTGTGCTGCGGCGGCATCCTCGGTATGGGTGAGAGCCTCGCGCAGCGCGCCGAGTTCGCCGCCAACCTGGCCGAGCTCGAACCGGACGAGGTTCCGCTGAACTTCCTCAACCCGCGTCCGGGAACCCCGTTCGGCGACCTCGAGGTGCTGCCGGCGAGCGAGGCCCTGAAGTCGGTGGCCGCCTTCCGGCTCGCGCTGCCCCGCACCATCCTCCGTTTCGCGGGCGGCCGCGAGATCACCCTCGGCGACCTCGGGGCCAAGCAGGGCATCCTCGGCGGCATCAACGCCGTCATCGTCGGCAACTACCTGACGACGCTCGGCCGCCCGGCCGAACAGGACCTGGACCTGCTCGTCGATCTGCAGATGCCGATCAAGGCCCTGAACGACACCCTGTGA